In the Kribbella sp. NBC_00482 genome, one interval contains:
- a CDS encoding MFS transporter has protein sequence MTPPTDSDTQRIPVRYWIWLFGAVVSLLGDLTMTFAIGWTATRHGGSIAGLILLLAAAPRAVLLLVGGAIGDKYGAPRVLLVSCTAMFLVTAALVPATLAVGEPVWLLVILAIVVGTIDAFFLPSSRSMPRLLVPPAQVPRALASFQVTGVVFAVTGTAVGGVLVSWAGLKAAAGFDALTFGVMIVVLILLRKTIAPPGRMPAGMFRSIGAGIQVAFGRPLTRALLITMTVAAALLMPMDALLFPLLARDHGWNAQTAGLLVASRSLGVGVIALRILMWGAFPRPGIFAAVGLLVAAAGLLGLSVLDPVPLTFAAGVLSGIGVGTFTGHVLPLLMNSVEREFQSRLQSIVVLCQSFAIMVANPLLGGLSDVSGIGITGVCLGISVAAAITGCVVLTRPVLRSAKVA, from the coding sequence ACGATGACGTTCGCGATCGGCTGGACCGCCACCCGCCACGGCGGCAGCATCGCAGGCCTCATCCTGTTGCTCGCCGCCGCCCCGCGAGCCGTTCTGCTGCTCGTCGGCGGCGCGATCGGCGACAAGTACGGCGCCCCGCGGGTGCTGCTCGTGAGCTGTACGGCGATGTTCCTGGTCACCGCGGCCCTCGTCCCGGCCACCCTGGCCGTCGGCGAACCCGTGTGGTTGCTGGTGATCCTGGCCATCGTGGTCGGGACGATCGACGCGTTCTTCCTGCCGTCGTCACGGTCGATGCCGCGCCTGCTGGTGCCGCCCGCGCAGGTGCCCCGAGCGCTCGCGAGCTTCCAGGTGACCGGCGTCGTCTTCGCGGTCACCGGCACCGCGGTCGGCGGCGTCCTGGTGAGCTGGGCCGGACTCAAAGCGGCCGCCGGTTTCGACGCCCTGACGTTCGGCGTGATGATCGTCGTCCTGATCCTGCTGCGGAAGACGATCGCGCCTCCCGGCCGGATGCCGGCCGGCATGTTCCGGTCGATCGGCGCCGGCATCCAGGTTGCGTTCGGCCGCCCGCTCACCCGGGCGCTGCTGATCACGATGACGGTTGCGGCAGCTCTGCTGATGCCGATGGACGCACTGCTGTTCCCGCTGCTCGCCCGCGACCACGGCTGGAACGCCCAGACCGCCGGTCTGCTGGTCGCCAGCCGGAGCCTGGGAGTGGGGGTGATCGCCCTACGCATCCTGATGTGGGGCGCGTTTCCCCGGCCGGGCATCTTCGCCGCTGTCGGCCTTCTGGTTGCGGCTGCCGGACTGCTCGGCCTTTCGGTGCTCGACCCGGTGCCGCTGACGTTCGCCGCCGGCGTGCTGAGCGGGATCGGCGTCGGCACGTTCACCGGTCACGTGCTGCCGCTGCTGATGAACTCGGTGGAGCGTGAGTTCCAGTCCCGCCTGCAGTCGATCGTCGTGCTCTGCCAGAGCTTCGCGATCATGGTGGCGAACCCGCTGCTCGGCGGCCTGTCCGATGTGAGCGGCATCGGCATCACCGGCGTCTGCCTCGGCATTTCCGTGGCAGCGGCCATCACCGGGTGCGTCGTCCTGACGCGCCCGGTTCTTCGCTCCGCCAAAGTTGCTTAG